One segment of Apus apus isolate bApuApu2 chromosome 1, bApuApu2.pri.cur, whole genome shotgun sequence DNA contains the following:
- the RIC8B gene encoding synembryn-B isoform X2, whose translation MQILMRLAKLDTAEDPLERASEFPVIVEALKCLCNIIFNSAVAQKLSWELNIAAGLCNLLEKCKDQQFVDDIKCFDLRLLFLLSLLHTDTRSQLRQELQGVQVLTQALESSLSVRWAEEYKAVEDPDRPPLSLQETDCAIEALKALFNVTLDSLNVHSKNESHQFRYMAAILRHCLLITGPTEDKTEELHSNAINLLSNVPVSCLDVLISPSSQEETDIKYNGMNMGAIQILLDFMEKRIDKGSSYREGLTPVLSLLTACCRTHRNIRKFIKAQVLPPLRDVSNRPEVGTTVRNKLVRLMTHVDLGVKEIAAEFLFVLCKERVDTLLKYTGYGNAAGLLASRGLLKGGRGNHWYSDDEDTDTEEYKSAKPNINLITGHLEEPMPNPMDEMTEEQKEYEAMKLVNMFDKLSRDELIKPMGVRPDGTMAPLEEAVSQYHTNKQDSSESD comes from the exons ATGCAGATCCTTATGAGGCTAGCAAAGCTGGACACTGCTGAAGATCCTTTGGAGAGAGCATCTGAATTCCCTGTTATAGTAGAAGCTTTAAAATGCCTCtgtaacataatttttaatagtGCTGTTGCACAGAAGCTCAGTTGGGAACTGAATATTGCAGCTGGGCTCTGCAATCTTCTGGAAAAATGCAAGGACCAACAGTTTGTTGATGACATTAAGTGCTTTGATTTGCgtctcctcttcctcttgtCACTTCTGCACACAGATACTAGATCACAGTTGCGCCAGGAACTACAAGGAGTGCAAGTTTTGACTCAGGCTTTGGAAAGTTCCCTGAGTGTAAGATGGGCAGAAGAATATAAAGCAGTGGAAGATCCTGACAGGCCTCCTCTGTCTTTGCAAGAGACGGACTGTGCCATTGAGGCACTAAAGGCTCTTTTTAATGTAACACTTGACAGTTTGAATGTCCACAGTAAG aaTGAATCTCATCAATTTCGTTACATGGCTGCCATCCTTCGACACTGCTTATTAATCACGGGCCCTACTGAAGACAAAACTGAAGAGCTGCACAG CAATGCCATCAACCTCTTAAGTAATGTTCCCGTGTCATGCTTGGATGTTCTTATTAGTCCATCATCTCAAGAGGAAACAGATATAAAATACAATGGTATGAATATGGGAGCAATTCAAATTTTACTGGATTTCATGGAGAAGAGAATAGACAAG ggaagcAGCTATAGAGAAGGTCTGACTCCAGTTCTCAGTTTATTAACTGCATGCTGCCGAACTCACAGGAATATCAGGAAGTTTATAAAAGCTCAA GTGTTGCCTCCATTGAGAGATGTATCAAATCGTCCAGAAGTTGGCACAACAGTGAGAAACAAGCTGGTGCGCCTTATGACACACGTTGACCTTGGAGTAAAGGAAATTGcagcagaatttctttttgttctttgtaaaGAGAGag TTGACACCTTGTTAAAATATACAGGCTATGGTAACGCAGCAGGATTGCTGGCATCAAGGGGCCTCctaaaaggaggaagaggaaatcaCTGGTACTCAGATGATGAAGATACAGACACAGAAGAATACAAATCTGCAAAGCCGAA CATTAATCTTATCACTGGTCATTTAGAAGAACCAATGCCCAATCCGATGGATGAAAtgacagaagaacaaaaagagtATGAAGCTATGAAGCTTGTCAACATGTTTGATAAACTTTCCAG
- the RIC8B gene encoding synembryn-B isoform X1: MALDAALQAVRGGGGGAEAAQRVLARYSEENRTIFKFDPADEDKRKKLCEGILNILEKDTKTSCQVACLEALRILSRDKKVLVPVTTKRNMQILMRLAKLDTAEDPLERASEFPVIVEALKCLCNIIFNSAVAQKLSWELNIAAGLCNLLEKCKDQQFVDDIKCFDLRLLFLLSLLHTDTRSQLRQELQGVQVLTQALESSLSVRWAEEYKAVEDPDRPPLSLQETDCAIEALKALFNVTLDSLNVHSKNESHQFRYMAAILRHCLLITGPTEDKTEELHSNAINLLSNVPVSCLDVLISPSSQEETDIKYNGMNMGAIQILLDFMEKRIDKGSSYREGLTPVLSLLTACCRTHRNIRKFIKAQVLPPLRDVSNRPEVGTTVRNKLVRLMTHVDLGVKEIAAEFLFVLCKERVDTLLKYTGYGNAAGLLASRGLLKGGRGNHWYSDDEDTDTEEYKSAKPNINLITGHLEEPMPNPMDEMTEEQKEYEAMKLVNMFDKLSRDELIKPMGVRPDGTMAPLEEAVSQYHTNKQDSSESD; encoded by the exons aTGGCGCTGGACGCGGCGCTGCAGGCCGTGCGGGGAGGTGGCGGGGGCGCCGAGGCCGCGCAGCGGGTCCTGGCGCGCTACAGCGAGGAG aatagGACCATTTTCAAATTTGATCCAGCAGatgaagacaaaagaaag AAACTGTGTGAGGGAATTCTAAACATCCttgaaaaagacacaaaaactTCATGTCAAGTTGCCTGCCTGGAGGCCCTACGGATTCTCTCCCGGGACAAGAAGGTTTTAGTGCCTGTAACCACGAAGAGGAACATGCAGATCCTTATGAGGCTAGCAAAGCTGGACACTGCTGAAGATCCTTTGGAGAGAGCATCTGAATTCCCTGTTATAGTAGAAGCTTTAAAATGCCTCtgtaacataatttttaatagtGCTGTTGCACAGAAGCTCAGTTGGGAACTGAATATTGCAGCTGGGCTCTGCAATCTTCTGGAAAAATGCAAGGACCAACAGTTTGTTGATGACATTAAGTGCTTTGATTTGCgtctcctcttcctcttgtCACTTCTGCACACAGATACTAGATCACAGTTGCGCCAGGAACTACAAGGAGTGCAAGTTTTGACTCAGGCTTTGGAAAGTTCCCTGAGTGTAAGATGGGCAGAAGAATATAAAGCAGTGGAAGATCCTGACAGGCCTCCTCTGTCTTTGCAAGAGACGGACTGTGCCATTGAGGCACTAAAGGCTCTTTTTAATGTAACACTTGACAGTTTGAATGTCCACAGTAAG aaTGAATCTCATCAATTTCGTTACATGGCTGCCATCCTTCGACACTGCTTATTAATCACGGGCCCTACTGAAGACAAAACTGAAGAGCTGCACAG CAATGCCATCAACCTCTTAAGTAATGTTCCCGTGTCATGCTTGGATGTTCTTATTAGTCCATCATCTCAAGAGGAAACAGATATAAAATACAATGGTATGAATATGGGAGCAATTCAAATTTTACTGGATTTCATGGAGAAGAGAATAGACAAG ggaagcAGCTATAGAGAAGGTCTGACTCCAGTTCTCAGTTTATTAACTGCATGCTGCCGAACTCACAGGAATATCAGGAAGTTTATAAAAGCTCAA GTGTTGCCTCCATTGAGAGATGTATCAAATCGTCCAGAAGTTGGCACAACAGTGAGAAACAAGCTGGTGCGCCTTATGACACACGTTGACCTTGGAGTAAAGGAAATTGcagcagaatttctttttgttctttgtaaaGAGAGag TTGACACCTTGTTAAAATATACAGGCTATGGTAACGCAGCAGGATTGCTGGCATCAAGGGGCCTCctaaaaggaggaagaggaaatcaCTGGTACTCAGATGATGAAGATACAGACACAGAAGAATACAAATCTGCAAAGCCGAA CATTAATCTTATCACTGGTCATTTAGAAGAACCAATGCCCAATCCGATGGATGAAAtgacagaagaacaaaaagagtATGAAGCTATGAAGCTTGTCAACATGTTTGATAAACTTTCCAG